Within the Thermosynechococcaceae cyanobacterium Okahandja genome, the region CGCGATCGCCGCCGATATTTCTTCGGATCCAAGAGCGGTTCTTGGTGCTGACTGCCATGGCGATCCATTTTGGTTTTGCTGTGGGGTAACGCTTCGGCAGCGTGGGTTGCGATCGCCTCTAGTTCTTCAAGGCAACTTAAATAGAGGGGGTAGCGTTCCCAATCACCGCGGACAACACAGTGCGGCTCCTGACGGTGACGGCAATTGTCAAACTGGCACTGACCCTGGGCTAACCGCTGGCGAATTTCCGGAAATGCTTGCGCCAACTGCTGGGGCGTTGCGGCCAACTCTGGCTGATTAAACCCGGGGGTATCGGCAATCCAGCCGCTAGCGGGTAGGGGAAACAGTTCCACATGGCGGGTTGTGTGCTGTCCCTTGTGCCAATGCTCGGAAATCGCCCCCACGCGCACATTCCCCTCTGGGTACAGGTGGCGAATCAGGCTGCTTTTGCCCACGCCAGAGGGGCCGGACACCACTGTGACTTTGTGGCTTAAAAGCGGCAATAAGGCTTGCCACTGTTGGCCAACCGTCAGGCTAATACTGTAGCTGTCGTAGCCCCAGTCCCGCAGGCGATCGCGCCATAGGGTTTGCACGTCCTCAGGCACAAGATCCGCTTTTGTAAGACCCACAACAATCTCAACCCCAAGCACTTCAGCGGTGATTAAAAAGCGCGTCATTTGCTGGGCATCGGGTGCCGGATCGGCAAGGGCAAACAGCAGTAACATCTGATCCACGTTGGCAATGGCCGGTCGAGCTAACTGATTGCGTCGCGGTAAAACATGACTGATAGCGCCCCGCTGTCCTTGCCAGTCAGGATGCGTCACTTCCACCCAGTCCCCCACATAGACCTGCTGACCCATTTTTTTAAGGCGACTGCGGCGCACGCACAGTAATTCAGCAATGCCATGGTAGGGCTGAGGCAGGCGCACCCGATAATAATTGGCCTGGACTGCCCGCACCAGACCCATCAGAGGGGTTGCGGTCATCCTATTTCAGCGGGTCGTTGGACATGGAGCGCAAAGTACTCTTGGCGCGGCTCCACCGCCAACACATCGTAACCCGCCATCCGCAGACTATCGGGTACCTGTTCAATGGGTTCGCCCGCATCTAACCAAACTTCAAGGAGTTGCTGAGGCGCAAGCTGCTGTAGCCGTAGTTTGGTGCGCACAAAGTTTAGAGGACAGGGGGTACCCCGCAGATCAAGTATTTCCATGCCGTTGGCTATAACTTACCTGCTACTATGCTCCCAAAAATTCCGCCACTTTGGTGATCACCGCATCCCGTTCCCCATCGAGGGTAATGACATGGTTGGAGCGCTCAAGCCAGTGGAGTTCCTTGTGGGCACTCGCCAATTGCTCATAAATCTGCTGCGCTCCGTGGGGGTCAACGGTGTCGTCGGCGCGTGTTTGCAGAATCAGTGTGGGGGTAGTAATGCTGGGTAGCTCCGCTTCAACTTGGGCAATGAGGTCAAGGGCGCTGCCAACAGCACGTAGGTTAAAGCTTTTGAAAAAGGCGGCGGCCTCCGCCTGCTGGCGCATCTGGGCATCGCGAATGGGGAGGGCACGCCGCGGCAAGTGCGCGATCCAGGGGGCGATCGCCCTCACGAGTGGCTCGGCGGGCAGGGGGGCAAACCACGGGCGATAAATGCGCAAAAAGGGGCACAGCAGCACCAGTTGGGCAACGGGTTGACTATGGGCTAAGTGTAGGGCGAGGGTGGCGCCGGTGGAAAAACCAATCACGGCAATAGCGTCAAACTGGGCGTGCAGTTCCTGAAACGCGCTTAAGGTGGCTTCGTACCACTCGTGCCATGTGGAGGCGGGCATTTGGCGGGCGGGGCGATCGTGGCCGGGGTAAAGAATCCCTTGCACCGTTAGCCCCTGCTCGTAGAGAGCTTGTCCTAGAAGTTGCAGTTCGTAGGTACCGCCCCCTAGCCCATGGAGCAACAGGCAGGCACGGTGGGAATCGGCATGGCCATAAAAAAAGGGCACATTTACCAGCATTGGCGTGCCCCGTCGATCAGTTGCTGTCGCCAACTAGCCGGCGTAGCTTTGGCGCGAAACGTGCTTTTCAAAGGTGGCTTGGGTTTGGTGCAGAAGTTGTTCACGGCTATCGTTGGTGTGCTTGAGGGCCGGAACTAAGTTACGAGCCTGAAGTGCCATGTGCAGTTGCAAGTGGGCAACGTATTCACTGAGGTCTTCTCGAAGCAGAGGATGACTTTGATGCACAGACACAGTGTTCTCCTTACGCTGATGTTCAACGGTGCTGACCATAACAACATCTCCGCAAAAGATGCTGGGGAAAGCAGTGAATGACGGGTGTATTCGGCAGTTCGCGAGGACGGTTAGCAACCCGACCCTTTTAGAGGTTAACATTTCTCAGGAAGTGTGCTGCGATTTGCAATCAACTGTAACTTTTTGCTAGGTAGGGGGCACCAATGCGTTTACTGATTGCCAATGATGATGGGGTGTTTGCCCCCGGAATTCGCTGCTTGGCGGATACCTTAGCGATCGCCGGTCATCAGGTGAGTGTGGTGTGTCCCGATCGCGAGCGTTCCGCCACCGGCCATAGCCTCACGGTGTTTGACCCGATCCGCGCCGAGGTGGTCAGCGATCGCTTCCACCCCAGTATTCAGGCATGGGCCTGCTCCGGTACCCCCTCAGACTGTGTGAAGTTGGCCCTCGGGGCGCTGCTCACAGACCTGCCCGATTACGTCGTCTCAGGTATCAATCAAGGCTCAAACCTCGGCACCGATATTCTTTACTCGGGGACGGTCTCTGCCGCCATGGAAGGGGTGATTGAGGGCATCCCCAGTATTGCCATCAGCCTCACCAGCTTTACGGTGCATGACTTTCAGCCCGCGGCGGATTTTGCTTGTCACCTGTTAAAAGCCCTCGAGGCTTCGCCCCCCCTACCACCAAAAATGCTGCTGAATGTGAATGTGCCCGCGCTGCCCGCTAGCGAGATTGCCGGGGTGGCTGTGACCCGCCAAGGAATTCGTCGCTACCACGACCTGTTTCAGAAACGGGTGGATCCGCGGGGCAAAACCTACTACTGGTTGGCGGGCGAAGTGGTGGAGGAATACCCCCAAGACCCAGATCAGCCCCCCACCGATGTGGAGGCGATCGCCCAGAACTTGATTAGCATTACGCCCCTGACGTTTGATTTAACCTACCCCCAAGGGTTAGCCCAGCTTACGACGTGGTTACAGACCGATACCGTCAGCGCGCTATTCAATGTCTAGAATCACGGGGGCATGGTCGCTTGGTTTAGGCAGGCGGCGGGGTGCCACGTCAATGCGACAGCCGCGGGCACGCTCCTTAATGCCACCGGTCACGTACAGGTGATCAATCCGCCAACCCTGATTGCGGCGGAACGAGCCAGCGCGGTAATCCCACCACGAATAGTGACCCGGATCCTCGGTAAAGTGGCGGAAGGCATCCCAAAAGCCCAAGGCACGAATTGCGGCTAACTGCTGCCGCTCAGCATCGG harbors:
- a CDS encoding alpha/beta fold hydrolase, with protein sequence MATATDRRGTPMLVNVPFFYGHADSHRACLLLHGLGGGTYELQLLGQALYEQGLTVQGILYPGHDRPARQMPASTWHEWYEATLSAFQELHAQFDAIAVIGFSTGATLALHLAHSQPVAQLVLLCPFLRIYRPWFAPLPAEPLVRAIAPWIAHLPRRALPIRDAQMRQQAEAAAFFKSFNLRAVGSALDLIAQVEAELPSITTPTLILQTRADDTVDPHGAQQIYEQLASAHKELHWLERSNHVITLDGERDAVITKVAEFLGA
- a CDS encoding sulfurtransferase TusA family protein, with the protein product MEILDLRGTPCPLNFVRTKLRLQQLAPQQLLEVWLDAGEPIEQVPDSLRMAGYDVLAVEPRQEYFALHVQRPAEIG
- the rsgA gene encoding small ribosomal subunit biogenesis GTPase RsgA, giving the protein MTATPLMGLVRAVQANYYRVRLPQPYHGIAELLCVRRSRLKKMGQQVYVGDWVEVTHPDWQGQRGAISHVLPRRNQLARPAIANVDQMLLLFALADPAPDAQQMTRFLITAEVLGVEIVVGLTKADLVPEDVQTLWRDRLRDWGYDSYSISLTVGQQWQALLPLLSHKVTVVSGPSGVGKSSLIRHLYPEGNVRVGAISEHWHKGQHTTRHVELFPLPASGWIADTPGFNQPELAATPQQLAQAFPEIRQRLAQGQCQFDNCRHRQEPHCVVRGDWERYPLYLSCLEELEAIATHAAEALPHSKTKMDRHGSQHQEPLLDPKKYRRRSRRQQHQQLTPLDPEEEVIDV
- the surE gene encoding 5'/3'-nucleotidase SurE, whose protein sequence is MRLLIANDDGVFAPGIRCLADTLAIAGHQVSVVCPDRERSATGHSLTVFDPIRAEVVSDRFHPSIQAWACSGTPSDCVKLALGALLTDLPDYVVSGINQGSNLGTDILYSGTVSAAMEGVIEGIPSIAISLTSFTVHDFQPAADFACHLLKALEASPPLPPKMLLNVNVPALPASEIAGVAVTRQGIRRYHDLFQKRVDPRGKTYYWLAGEVVEEYPQDPDQPPTDVEAIAQNLISITPLTFDLTYPQGLAQLTTWLQTDTVSALFNV